TGGTGTGGAGGGCCTGGGTGAGTGCTGATAAGTCTTGTTGACGCTTACTGTCACGGGCTTCTTGCAAGAGCTGAGCGGGATTGAGGGTTATAACGATAGCGGCGACTAAGACGGCGAGGATACCGATGACGATGAGCAGTTCGATAAGGGTGAAGGATTTGGGGCTGGACATACGCATTTCATGGTAAGAATGACCCTAAGAAATCACCTAGTCCGGACACACCATGCCGCCTGGAACGAAGTTTAAGATTGACCCATAAGAAGAGCCAAATTGATTTTGAGCTTTTATTCGAACATACCACGTTGTTGGGTAGAGATTCCCCACTAAAGTAGAAACGCTTGACGACACGTTCCCTGTAACGTTCTGCCCTGCCGTTGAATAACTAAAAAGAGTCGGGGATGTCCCATACTCAAACCACGCTGTTGTTGAAATATTGTGCGGATTTACCGATCCGTACAAAGTTGCGGCAATTGCACAGATGACTGCCGCCGGAAGCGTTTGGACATCGGGCAAAACAGGAGTCATTCCAAACACCGTCGACTGTAACAACGTCAGATTGTTTCCATTTTCATAACGCACTGAATTGGTTCCTCCGTCGGTAGACCCCTGAGGAATGTATTTAGTTGACTCAAGAGGAACGCTCACTTCCCAGATACCATTGGCTTGAGGGGTATAGGCGTAAAAATTATTGCTCGTCGTAGCATTGACCGGATCGGCGGGAAGCGTGGGGAGAAGGGCCCCTCCCGCAATATTGAAATTAACGGGGATCCAGCCGGTACCATCGCTTTTCTGAGGGTTAGTTGAGGAAACACAGCTATACACCCAGCCGGAAGGAAGCGATGGGAGACCCAAGTTTGTACAGGTAGCCGAGGTGTCGGGGATAGAAATGTAGACGGTTGAAGCAGTCCCCAGAGAGATGGGGGGTTGGATAGCCTGCAAGACTCCCATAGCTTTGTTGAGAGCCACGGTGTCCGCAAGACGCTTGGCATCGCGGGCTTGAGCTAAAAGCTGGGTGGGGTTAAGGATCACAACAATGGAGGCGACCAGCACCGCCAAAATACCGACGACAATTAATAACTCAATGAGAGTAAAGGAGGAAATACGACGCATAAGAGGAAGACAAAAGAGACCGAAAAGGATTTCTTTGTTTATTCACTATGCAGTATATCACACGACAAAATATCCCGCGATACTTATCGCAACAATAATCACCGATGCCCATAAAAACGCATAGGCAAATTCC
This window of the Patescibacteria group bacterium genome carries:
- a CDS encoding prepilin-type N-terminal cleavage/methylation domain-containing protein, whose translation is MRRISSFTLIELLIVVGILAVLVASIVVILNPTQLLAQARDAKRLADTVALNKAMGVLQAIQPPISLGTASTVYISIPDTSATCTNLGLPSLPSGWVYSCVSSTNPQKSDGTGWIPVNFNIAGGALLPTLPADPVNATTSNNFYAYTPQANGIWEVSVPLESTKYIPQGSTDGGTNSVRYENGNNLTLLQSTVFGMTPVLPDVQTLPAAVICAIAATLYGSVNPHNISTTAWFEYGTSPTLFSYSTAGQNVTGNVSSSVSTLVGNLYPTTWYVRIKAQNQFGSSYGSILNFVPGGMVCPD